A region from the Azospirillum fermentarium genome encodes:
- a CDS encoding DEAD/DEAH box helicase, with protein MPSTPDPVALLNAWLALEALQPQTFPEQDDLISDEPPRRKRGEPRKTPPRLLLPFDVSSGQMPWDSPAGDRVGLKLSDEETIRWYLPVAFAKVKPAVELLVRNVEPDGPEREQASGVAVLALASFDERGFPSSKVLLSSFGWACGEVLAGRISGLHRYLDVQDDLCREIGDALIERAEDGCQIPTTRRGFVLGMTALERCLNLPKEVLERSRVAIRVIGDGEKEPVDIINSFFLRDLHRIRTAVQAGGGGPMLKTYLGNRSPPHRRDVLADKALLEDLLAPRRLPLARWPAPKPAKLVTLQQAAVNATMRDLADGGMLSINGPPGTGKTTLLRDVVAAVILDRADALLGFEDPASAFSPANLVAEGGRRQTLYRLDAQLRGRGIVVASSNNAAVRNVSAELPLAGTVAPDVGVRHFPGTADAVHGKAGSCWGLIAAVLGNMANRAEFVEDAWWHPDWGLEKYLAAVTGRVKRDRAGDPPPTIVEVETPPRNKAAAMERWRQACLDYREKRASAAGMQALREQIRTALWTAASVQQAMDDAHAAHRAAAEDADRARETRRAAELALARLDAAVADARRLLDGNTALQPVPVFRWLGLDARWRQRQEEAMDLLRRMLADQEAARTELSAAGTRMETADARARAAETALTASRERWAQLRDLEARCPEVCAGTQLGPSFWSGSHKAIHTASAWADPDFTAARDEMFAAAMRLHRAFIDAAAGPMKSNLGLMMDHLKGKRTPSGADAHLGDLWDSFFLMVPLVSTTFASFDRLMDGVGEGAIGWLIVDEAGQATPQAGVGAVWRSQRALIIGDPLQIEPVSKVPTGLVRAICASYGAHPDLWAAPRASAQTLADAVSPLMARMGAGADVREIGLPLLVHRRCQDPMFSISNEIAYGGLMVHAAGEPASPIADALSPWLAGSAWIDVRSNAEKWSKAEGEAVVDLLRKLGVRGIRKPSLYIISPFRAVADKLRSFVLKSGVLDELGIEGKKPKEDWGRAHIGTVHTFQGKEAEAVLLVLGASAETSRGSRNWAGGTPNILNVAATRAKKVMYLVGSHAAWVNTGVFAVAAAALPVVSWPFDLREPPGECDELPFELEDVADEEEGAWSLAE; from the coding sequence ATGCCGTCCACGCCCGATCCGGTTGCTCTGCTGAATGCCTGGCTGGCGCTGGAGGCATTGCAGCCGCAGACATTCCCGGAGCAGGACGACCTGATCAGCGACGAGCCGCCGCGCCGGAAGCGTGGGGAGCCTCGCAAGACGCCGCCCCGCCTGCTGCTGCCGTTCGACGTCAGCTCCGGCCAGATGCCCTGGGACAGCCCGGCGGGTGACCGGGTGGGGTTGAAGCTCTCCGACGAGGAGACCATCCGCTGGTATCTGCCGGTGGCCTTTGCCAAGGTGAAGCCGGCGGTCGAGTTGCTGGTCAGGAACGTCGAGCCGGATGGTCCTGAGCGGGAGCAGGCGTCGGGGGTCGCCGTGCTGGCGTTGGCTTCCTTCGATGAACGGGGCTTCCCGTCGTCCAAGGTGCTGCTGTCCAGTTTCGGCTGGGCCTGCGGAGAGGTCCTGGCCGGCCGGATATCCGGCTTGCACCGGTATCTGGACGTCCAGGACGACCTGTGCCGGGAGATCGGTGACGCGCTGATCGAACGCGCCGAGGACGGCTGCCAGATTCCGACGACCAGGCGCGGGTTCGTCCTCGGTATGACCGCTCTGGAGCGGTGCCTGAACCTGCCGAAGGAGGTGCTCGAGCGGTCGCGGGTCGCCATCCGCGTCATCGGGGACGGCGAGAAGGAGCCGGTCGACATCATCAACAGCTTCTTCCTCCGCGACCTGCACCGCATCCGCACCGCCGTGCAGGCCGGTGGAGGTGGGCCGATGCTGAAAACCTATCTCGGGAACCGGTCGCCGCCGCACCGCCGCGACGTGTTGGCCGATAAGGCGCTGCTGGAGGATCTGCTGGCGCCGCGCCGTCTGCCCTTGGCCCGCTGGCCGGCTCCCAAGCCCGCCAAGCTGGTGACGTTGCAGCAGGCGGCGGTGAACGCCACCATGCGCGATCTGGCGGATGGCGGGATGCTCTCCATCAACGGGCCGCCCGGCACGGGCAAGACGACGCTGCTGCGCGACGTCGTCGCCGCCGTGATCCTCGACCGGGCCGACGCGTTGCTCGGGTTCGAAGACCCGGCATCCGCCTTTTCGCCTGCGAACCTCGTCGCCGAAGGTGGCCGCCGGCAGACGCTCTACAGGCTGGACGCCCAGTTGCGGGGGCGCGGCATCGTGGTCGCCTCCTCGAACAACGCCGCCGTGCGGAACGTCAGCGCCGAATTGCCTCTCGCCGGAACGGTGGCTCCGGATGTCGGCGTGCGCCATTTCCCCGGCACCGCCGATGCCGTTCACGGCAAGGCGGGGAGTTGCTGGGGGCTCATCGCCGCGGTGCTCGGCAACATGGCCAACCGCGCGGAATTCGTCGAGGACGCCTGGTGGCATCCGGATTGGGGGTTGGAAAAGTATCTCGCCGCCGTGACTGGGCGGGTGAAGCGCGATCGTGCGGGCGATCCGCCCCCGACGATCGTCGAGGTCGAAACGCCGCCGCGGAACAAGGCGGCGGCCATGGAACGCTGGCGGCAGGCTTGCCTTGACTACCGGGAGAAGCGGGCGTCGGCCGCCGGCATGCAGGCGTTGCGCGAGCAGATCCGCACGGCGCTGTGGACGGCGGCCTCGGTTCAGCAGGCCATGGACGACGCCCATGCGGCGCACCGTGCCGCTGCCGAGGATGCGGACAGGGCACGGGAGACCCGCCGCGCTGCGGAACTGGCGCTGGCGCGGCTCGACGCCGCCGTCGCTGATGCGCGCCGTCTGCTCGACGGCAACACCGCCCTTCAGCCGGTTCCTGTTTTTCGCTGGCTGGGCCTGGACGCCCGCTGGCGGCAACGGCAGGAGGAGGCGATGGACCTCCTGCGGCGCATGCTGGCCGACCAGGAGGCGGCCCGAACCGAACTGTCTGCCGCCGGGACCCGGATGGAGACGGCGGACGCACGGGCAAGAGCGGCCGAGACCGCGCTGACGGCCAGCCGGGAACGATGGGCGCAGTTGCGTGACCTGGAGGCCCGGTGTCCGGAGGTCTGCGCCGGCACCCAACTCGGGCCGTCGTTCTGGAGCGGTTCCCACAAAGCCATTCACACCGCCAGTGCCTGGGCGGACCCCGATTTCACCGCGGCGCGGGATGAGATGTTCGCCGCCGCGATGCGGCTGCACCGCGCGTTCATCGACGCCGCCGCCGGGCCGATGAAGTCGAACCTCGGGCTGATGATGGATCACCTCAAGGGCAAGCGCACGCCGTCCGGCGCCGATGCCCATCTTGGCGATCTGTGGGACAGCTTCTTCCTGATGGTGCCGCTCGTGTCGACGACCTTCGCCTCGTTCGACCGGCTGATGGACGGGGTGGGTGAGGGAGCCATCGGCTGGCTCATCGTCGACGAAGCCGGTCAGGCGACACCGCAGGCGGGGGTTGGCGCCGTGTGGCGGTCGCAACGCGCGCTCATCATCGGTGATCCGCTGCAGATCGAACCGGTGTCGAAGGTTCCCACGGGTCTCGTCCGGGCAATCTGCGCCAGCTACGGAGCGCACCCCGACCTGTGGGCGGCGCCGCGGGCATCCGCGCAGACCCTCGCCGACGCCGTCAGTCCGCTGATGGCCCGCATGGGCGCGGGCGCCGACGTCCGGGAGATCGGCCTTCCGCTTCTCGTGCACCGCCGCTGCCAGGACCCGATGTTCTCGATCTCCAACGAGATCGCCTATGGCGGGTTGATGGTGCATGCGGCGGGGGAGCCGGCGTCCCCCATCGCCGATGCCCTGTCACCGTGGCTTGCCGGCAGCGCCTGGATCGACGTCCGGTCCAACGCCGAGAAATGGAGCAAGGCGGAAGGTGAGGCGGTCGTCGACCTCCTGCGGAAGCTGGGCGTCCGGGGCATCCGGAAGCCCAGCCTGTACATCATCTCCCCCTTCCGGGCCGTGGCGGACAAGCTCAGGAGCTTCGTGCTGAAGAGCGGCGTCCTCGACGAGCTGGGCATTGAGGGAAAGAAGCCGAAGGAGGATTGGGGGAGGGCGCACATCGGGACGGTCCACACCTTCCAGGGCAAGGAGGCGGAGGCCGTGCTGCTGGTCCTGGGGGCCTCGGCGGAGACCAGCCGCGGATCGCGGAACTGGGCAGGCGGGACGCCGAACATCCTGAATGTCGCCGCCACGCGAGCGAAAAAGGTGATGTATCTTGTCGGCTCTCACGCAGCCTGGGTAAACACCGGGGTGTTCGCCGTCGCAGCCGCAGCACTTCCCGTCGTGTCTTGGCCGTTCGATCTGCGTGAACCTCCCGGTGAATGTGATGAACTGCCCTTTGAGTTGGAAGACGTTGCCGACGAGGAGGAAGGCGCCTGGTCATTGGCGGAATGA
- a CDS encoding nSTAND3 domain-containing NTPase: MTIEITGQEKYTFQDLVCAEMILRFHSFVDATFHVEPDGGEDGRLVFGTSKPGITAEIQVKGEKNRVTLDKLATWLAHFRPYKSDKPLLQRLIDDPELYVVLVTTGECSDSAAVYRAAKCMEWDGECHEKGTVRQADASNLLTAFGQVRLAKSTDEDTSLKSRREERCRELAGTISVREMAKALHRLIIIDRVGQQDVQDRCERHLWRHRIPGDRAPVIVRDLRDAIIDLKKKGDAFSKARDIIAAAKPPAIRPAGYIERGNEHNLIELLKDDNILLLSGAPRVGKSDTACWIAAEFEDHGYRIHKAREVASAERFLLDASDYPRLVVLDDPLSSINAMENATELLKLQRLFKDLSNNRKLIVAQQRDMLLHICGVQEVSAVRTGMHRWHDLEQVPANFLQRVWLQFSITYNVAFDLAAMVERAITAGDIAFGVGSLLYLAANAGELPPGASVEDFRRLATQEAAILGRALAAEGYEQLLMSMAVASTVQEPIAKVELAFVAGDGGEGLPGKAKLLGLIVMGGVEKPTEKPQYETEPRLSTQAEDSLEELERRTILKVGVSSHIGFSHDHYRTAAEATVDGATQNNANKAIRMVERGLFCNSPSTSRATARNLSWIHQVLGRRPNAREKILDLAIEGLKKSFFPSTRDFCLRFLISKLGSMPDRADQIGEWVQNATWGDLRDFEWVDGNARLPLGEFTGYRFSVGTQNGNSASTIAANMEHLGSGSRLPPESVASVLGYLGHKPERLSLTIMQRLLSYEEAAIRAEAAKIWLGVPRTNDEHVLDRIFRDDHPRMARAALDGIAAGWEQMREERRKLVLAGLIGMAESPVAAASLMESLVLVGRHGRPGFLTAWPIFGTMMPVVMRSLPAQTAFTPARLFCAAMEATGTLPREAIVALSDAWIGWLEREIAGGAYPDDFSLGVADILIAGTRGTPALRAGLVQRLLGFPGTSAPLVFLADLVDEWDALTEEERTEIERLISTPRSDARWLRAAVLTRTLVPERLQAAILGEGLRLDVGADQLVARLNPDLLSAVIHLYAGRPTILAVLAKHHGGKDVWGPVVERLSGIPTHPLFDLAWRELLFDPDDGQVAQCVMALRADDAERVLNPLLLSTISNGPYRLIKAWSAFLSLSPNETQHAAWIGRIAEAAPAAVGGLSQLKDWLPGADLKAMLPHVRNDLSVIDALMKVQELMQMNTSAEHRHALAQGIVKVLSDHPPAFIDTCDEVEFILAELECDTEFGSIVQESRKVVFSSHNDIRQALEGPEPTIEDWARP; encoded by the coding sequence ATGACAATCGAGATCACCGGTCAGGAGAAGTACACTTTCCAGGACCTTGTCTGCGCTGAGATGATTCTACGCTTTCACAGTTTTGTGGACGCCACCTTCCATGTGGAACCTGACGGCGGCGAAGATGGTCGGCTTGTCTTCGGCACCAGCAAGCCTGGGATCACGGCGGAAATTCAGGTTAAGGGCGAGAAGAATCGGGTCACGCTTGACAAGCTGGCAACGTGGTTGGCGCACTTCAGGCCATACAAGTCGGACAAACCCCTGCTACAGCGACTGATCGACGATCCAGAACTTTACGTGGTACTGGTTACGACAGGGGAATGTTCTGACAGTGCCGCGGTCTACAGGGCAGCTAAGTGTATGGAGTGGGACGGAGAATGCCACGAGAAAGGTACCGTCCGGCAGGCCGATGCGTCGAACCTGCTGACGGCGTTTGGTCAAGTCAGACTGGCGAAGAGTACAGATGAGGACACGTCCCTAAAAAGCCGTCGGGAGGAGCGCTGCCGAGAACTGGCGGGGACGATCTCTGTCAGGGAAATGGCGAAGGCGCTTCACCGCCTCATCATTATCGACCGCGTCGGCCAGCAGGACGTTCAGGATCGGTGCGAAAGGCACCTCTGGCGGCACCGGATTCCCGGCGATCGTGCCCCTGTCATAGTACGAGATCTACGGGATGCCATCATCGACCTTAAGAAAAAGGGAGATGCATTCTCAAAGGCACGAGATATTATTGCCGCCGCAAAGCCGCCAGCAATCCGCCCCGCCGGTTATATCGAACGTGGCAACGAGCATAATCTTATCGAATTACTCAAAGATGACAATATTTTGCTCTTATCCGGTGCGCCACGGGTAGGAAAGTCAGATACGGCCTGTTGGATTGCTGCGGAATTCGAGGATCACGGATACCGTATCCATAAGGCAAGAGAGGTCGCATCGGCGGAACGCTTCCTGCTCGATGCCAGCGATTATCCGAGATTAGTAGTCCTTGATGATCCCCTCAGCTCCATTAATGCAATGGAAAACGCAACGGAACTGCTCAAGCTCCAGCGTCTTTTCAAGGATCTCAGTAACAATCGGAAGCTGATCGTAGCACAACAGCGCGACATGTTGTTGCATATCTGCGGAGTGCAGGAAGTCTCGGCTGTGCGGACCGGTATGCACCGCTGGCACGATCTCGAACAGGTACCGGCCAACTTCCTGCAGCGAGTCTGGCTGCAGTTCTCAATTACGTACAATGTCGCGTTCGATCTAGCAGCGATGGTTGAGCGGGCAATTACGGCGGGCGATATCGCGTTCGGAGTGGGCAGTCTGCTCTACTTGGCTGCCAATGCCGGAGAGTTGCCTCCAGGCGCCAGCGTCGAGGACTTCCGTCGGCTGGCAACGCAGGAGGCTGCGATCCTGGGCCGTGCGCTCGCGGCCGAAGGATATGAACAGCTGTTAATGAGCATGGCCGTCGCCTCGACCGTACAGGAGCCCATCGCCAAGGTCGAGCTGGCCTTTGTTGCTGGCGATGGTGGAGAAGGTCTTCCTGGAAAGGCGAAACTGCTGGGCCTCATTGTCATGGGCGGAGTGGAAAAGCCTACGGAGAAACCGCAGTACGAAACGGAACCGCGGCTGTCCACTCAAGCCGAGGATAGCCTTGAGGAACTCGAGAGACGGACCATCCTCAAAGTCGGCGTGAGCAGCCATATCGGCTTCAGCCATGACCACTATAGGACAGCCGCAGAAGCCACCGTTGACGGCGCGACACAAAACAACGCCAATAAAGCCATAAGGATGGTGGAACGCGGTCTCTTCTGCAACAGTCCGTCGACGTCCCGGGCTACCGCCCGAAATCTATCCTGGATTCATCAGGTCCTCGGGCGCCGTCCCAACGCACGAGAGAAAATTCTAGACCTTGCCATTGAGGGATTGAAAAAATCCTTCTTCCCCTCAACTCGTGACTTCTGCCTACGCTTCCTGATCAGCAAACTAGGGAGCATGCCGGATCGGGCGGATCAGATTGGCGAATGGGTGCAGAACGCAACTTGGGGAGACCTCCGCGATTTCGAGTGGGTCGATGGCAACGCGCGGCTCCCATTGGGGGAGTTTACCGGCTACCGATTCTCGGTTGGAACTCAAAACGGGAATTCGGCGTCCACAATCGCAGCGAACATGGAACACCTGGGGAGCGGCAGTCGCCTGCCTCCCGAGTCCGTCGCGAGCGTGCTGGGCTATCTCGGACACAAGCCTGAAAGACTTTCGCTGACAATCATGCAGCGCCTCCTCAGTTACGAGGAGGCGGCGATCCGGGCAGAGGCTGCCAAGATCTGGCTGGGCGTTCCGCGTACGAATGATGAGCATGTGCTGGATCGGATTTTCCGTGACGACCACCCGCGGATGGCGAGAGCAGCCCTGGATGGGATCGCGGCCGGCTGGGAACAGATGCGCGAAGAGCGCCGAAAGCTGGTTCTGGCAGGACTCATCGGGATGGCTGAGTCTCCCGTGGCAGCCGCATCTCTAATGGAATCGCTAGTTTTGGTAGGCCGGCATGGCCGTCCTGGCTTCCTCACGGCTTGGCCGATCTTCGGGACAATGATGCCTGTGGTCATGCGATCTCTGCCGGCGCAAACAGCTTTCACGCCGGCACGGCTTTTCTGCGCCGCCATGGAAGCTACGGGCACCTTACCGCGGGAAGCGATCGTTGCGCTCAGCGACGCCTGGATCGGGTGGCTTGAGCGTGAGATTGCCGGCGGTGCATACCCGGACGACTTCTCCCTCGGAGTTGCCGATATCCTGATTGCGGGCACCCGGGGAACGCCGGCACTGCGCGCGGGTCTCGTGCAGCGGTTGCTCGGTTTCCCGGGAACTAGCGCTCCTCTCGTGTTCCTGGCCGATCTGGTCGATGAATGGGACGCGCTGACGGAAGAGGAGCGGACCGAAATCGAGAGGCTCATCAGCACGCCCAGGAGTGATGCGCGGTGGCTTAGGGCCGCTGTTCTGACTCGAACCCTTGTTCCCGAGCGCCTGCAGGCAGCCATCCTCGGCGAAGGGCTCAGGCTGGATGTCGGCGCCGACCAGTTGGTGGCGCGCCTGAACCCCGATCTGCTCTCGGCCGTCATCCATCTTTATGCCGGCCGGCCAACCATCCTTGCCGTGCTGGCAAAACACCATGGCGGGAAGGACGTTTGGGGCCCCGTCGTCGAAAGACTCTCCGGAATACCCACCCATCCGCTCTTTGATCTCGCATGGCGCGAGCTATTGTTCGATCCGGATGACGGGCAGGTGGCGCAATGCGTGATGGCCCTACGTGCAGATGATGCAGAGCGCGTGCTCAATCCTCTGCTGCTCTCGACGATCAGCAATGGACCTTATCGGCTGATAAAAGCTTGGTCGGCGTTCTTGTCGCTCTCGCCGAACGAGACCCAGCATGCGGCGTGGATCGGCCGCATCGCGGAGGCGGCGCCTGCGGCCGTGGGCGGGCTTTCACAGCTCAAGGATTGGCTGCCGGGCGCTGACTTGAAGGCCATGCTTCCGCACGTCCGCAACGACCTGTCCGTCATCGACGCCCTAATGAAGGTACAGGAGTTGATGCAGATGAACACCTCCGCAGAACACCGCCACGCCTTGGCCCAAGGCATCGTGAAGGTTTTAAGCGACCATCCCCCCGCCTTCATAGACACGTGCGATGAAGTGGAATTCATCTTAGCGGAACTGGAATGCGATACGGAATTCGGGAGCATCGTCCAGGAGTCTCGGAAGGTAGTGTTTTCCTCCCACAACGATATTCGACAAGCCCTCGAAGGGCCTGAGCCCACGATCGAGGACTGGGCGAGACCGTGA
- a CDS encoding IS5 family transposase produces the protein MERGEISDGEWAVIGPLLPSERGRGCRPAHDNRRFFNGINYVLRTGIPWRDLPERYGNWNSIFRRFRRWCVQGVFDEILETLVELGITDDWKDQMVDSTTVRGHSQAAGAKGGPARRDLVVRAAALRARSTHGAIGPGGPWPSS, from the coding sequence ATGGAGCGCGGGGAGATATCGGATGGCGAATGGGCGGTGATTGGCCCGCTTTTGCCTTCGGAGCGCGGGCGAGGCTGCCGGCCAGCCCATGACAATCGCCGTTTTTTCAACGGGATAAACTATGTTTTGCGTACTGGTATTCCCTGGCGGGACTTGCCGGAGCGCTATGGAAACTGGAATTCGATCTTTCGACGGTTCCGGCGCTGGTGTGTCCAAGGGGTCTTCGACGAGATCCTCGAAACGCTGGTCGAGTTGGGCATTACCGACGACTGGAAGGATCAGATGGTCGATAGCACGACGGTTCGGGGTCACAGCCAAGCCGCGGGCGCAAAAGGGGGACCTGCGCGGCGGGATTTGGTCGTTCGCGCGGCGGCTTTACGAGCAAGATCCACGCACGGTGCGATCGGACCGGGCGGCCCCTGGCCTTCATCGTGA
- a CDS encoding IS5 family transposase — MHARCDRTGRPLAFIVTGGEASDSKQLIPLMEIPLEIPSPKALLADAGYDSDANREHLLIRAIRPIIKPNPTRKTMPAFDKEAYKARNKIERMFNKLKQMRRVATRYDKTRSSFIAFVKLAAIRIWIPTFVHRA, encoded by the coding sequence ATCCACGCACGGTGCGATCGGACCGGGCGGCCCCTGGCCTTCATCGTGACCGGGGGCGAGGCATCCGACAGCAAGCAATTGATCCCTTTGATGGAAATCCCGCTGGAGATCCCCTCTCCCAAGGCCCTGCTCGCCGATGCCGGTTATGATAGCGATGCCAACCGTGAGCATTTGCTGATCCGGGCTATCCGTCCGATCATCAAGCCGAACCCAACCCGCAAGACAATGCCCGCTTTTGACAAGGAGGCCTACAAGGCTCGCAACAAAATCGAAAGAATGTTCAACAAACTCAAACAGATGAGGCGGGTCGCAACCCGTTATGACAAGACCCGCTCTTCCTTCATCGCCTTCGTCAAGCTCGCCGCTATTCGTATTTGGATACCAACCTTTGTCCACAGAGCCTAG
- a CDS encoding CHAT domain-containing protein: MAILLGEAYPEWDTVAIESLRAAVDLSASFDTGAYARNRLAYILLRQHNSSKLDQREARGLASSVLDHPGTQTGDRAYAHALMAFADVPAGPAAWTAVEHHLQAVVTAVPTPDGRLAEPIAELLLLVSSHVVGHMAGPRGSLSLALGRAIEWCAAVFTIVGPVRKAITAQLQVTFHLARTREISFEEAQRRRKAAMLTLSEDPDADMRVLIAAQNLKLALAYSTADALEDEAEILEEALRGTELSNHVLGHGQAVLGARLVATGKSDAVSRGCALIDSGVALFMSEDRDEAATALLVQLAGTLVRSEKGDRFANALAGRNFLLQAQAIVERSGTDIDVDPVRISLSTCVRIIADLGDEEPAHMFISDVIEAGRIRGEAKSAEVRAGLEHNVANLITTLDGQSPNALRLARDLLKQSLACREEMHHHAALGTALDLAQAYYRLALLENGKGSASLEAAKGMCSRLEGRLDSSAPPLLHIAVAVLRSQLMIEDDPDTGTLRSAAEVLQIAEDTCGSTELLVDLAKLSQLKGNILRRCKDLPRAAAAYRDAVVRLDRAAREQVTGAALREMLGLRSTVCSSWSECLAEMGQLFLAILVDDEARAALTAYHLASGTKNDRRRQLRFLSQGIDVTGLAGVSGEGPDLRLSFDAQADEGSVIQMLARSLPPVAQVLTISFNQYGHAWVLFNRCGDGNDSIGAVPVPILTRTYVSKWAEIPYDGSSWRQRLDHGSGGIVAGTEALLREVGHRLMESVSGLLRTARISPDSPVYLVHDGAIAHLPLKAAELPDGRRTIDHMNICLSPRLRPLPRPATSSPIRPALVVATALNLPVATAEASAVARLYGPEAKLLLGPDATKDAILSHMHGSNVVHFAGHGARQAIQAWDGPLSFEQIAADVDLSATGVVVMVACHSARAESGPASAEQLGLATAALIAGARGVVGSIWACQDVASGLFSYRLHTLISQGIEADRAVHAAQLWLRNLPRQQAREILQNDLYLLHTSRFLTELGSDKPFEHPEAWAPFIYFGFPFEHPQK; encoded by the coding sequence TTGGCGATCCTGCTCGGAGAGGCTTATCCCGAATGGGACACGGTCGCTATCGAAAGCCTGAGAGCTGCGGTCGATCTGTCCGCGTCGTTCGACACCGGCGCCTACGCCCGCAACAGGCTTGCTTACATTCTTCTGCGTCAGCATAACTCCTCCAAGCTTGACCAACGAGAAGCGCGTGGTTTGGCCAGTTCGGTTCTGGATCATCCAGGAACGCAAACTGGGGACCGGGCCTACGCTCATGCGTTGATGGCGTTCGCAGACGTGCCGGCCGGCCCCGCCGCCTGGACGGCGGTCGAGCACCATCTACAGGCCGTCGTCACTGCAGTGCCTACACCAGACGGCCGACTAGCTGAGCCAATCGCCGAACTTCTGCTGCTGGTATCCTCCCACGTCGTGGGCCACATGGCGGGTCCACGCGGTTCTCTATCCTTAGCGTTGGGCCGGGCAATCGAGTGGTGCGCGGCCGTGTTCACCATCGTGGGACCTGTACGGAAAGCTATTACCGCCCAGCTCCAGGTAACCTTCCACTTGGCTCGGACGAGGGAAATATCGTTTGAAGAGGCGCAGCGGCGCCGAAAGGCAGCCATGCTGACCTTGTCTGAAGACCCCGACGCTGACATGCGGGTCCTGATCGCCGCCCAGAATTTAAAGCTGGCGCTCGCTTATAGTACCGCCGATGCTCTGGAGGACGAAGCCGAGATCCTGGAGGAGGCCCTCCGCGGGACCGAACTCAGCAACCACGTGCTCGGGCACGGTCAGGCGGTGCTTGGAGCCCGCCTCGTCGCCACCGGGAAAAGCGATGCAGTTAGCAGAGGCTGTGCCCTCATCGACAGCGGCGTAGCATTGTTCATGAGCGAAGACCGAGACGAGGCAGCGACGGCACTTCTCGTCCAGCTGGCTGGGACCCTGGTCCGCAGTGAGAAAGGGGACCGTTTCGCCAATGCCCTTGCAGGTCGAAACTTTCTTCTTCAAGCCCAGGCCATCGTAGAGCGATCCGGTACTGACATCGACGTTGATCCTGTGAGGATATCGCTGTCGACCTGCGTCCGCATCATTGCGGACCTCGGAGATGAAGAGCCGGCGCACATGTTCATCAGTGACGTGATTGAAGCCGGAAGAATTCGTGGAGAAGCCAAGTCGGCAGAAGTTCGAGCAGGTCTTGAGCATAATGTGGCCAACCTGATCACAACGCTGGACGGGCAGAGCCCGAACGCTTTGAGGCTTGCACGCGACCTCCTGAAGCAGTCCCTGGCCTGCCGGGAGGAGATGCACCACCATGCAGCTCTTGGAACCGCACTGGATCTGGCCCAGGCCTATTATCGGCTAGCCCTGCTGGAAAATGGGAAAGGCAGCGCCTCCCTCGAGGCAGCTAAGGGGATGTGCTCCCGTCTGGAGGGACGGCTCGACTCAAGCGCGCCCCCCTTGCTGCACATCGCCGTCGCCGTCCTCCGCAGCCAGTTGATGATCGAGGATGATCCTGATACAGGGACGCTGCGCAGCGCAGCCGAAGTCCTCCAGATAGCCGAAGACACCTGCGGGTCCACAGAGCTTTTGGTCGACTTGGCCAAGCTGTCGCAGTTAAAGGGGAACATCCTGCGACGCTGCAAGGATCTACCAAGAGCAGCGGCGGCGTACCGCGATGCCGTCGTCCGGCTTGACCGCGCCGCCCGGGAACAGGTCACCGGTGCCGCTCTGAGGGAGATGCTCGGCCTACGGTCGACGGTCTGCAGTTCCTGGTCGGAATGCCTTGCAGAAATGGGGCAGCTGTTCCTGGCGATCCTGGTCGATGATGAAGCGCGGGCCGCTCTTACCGCCTATCACCTTGCCAGCGGAACGAAGAACGACCGGCGCCGCCAACTCAGGTTTCTCAGCCAAGGAATTGATGTCACGGGCTTGGCTGGGGTTTCTGGAGAAGGTCCGGACCTTCGCTTGTCATTCGACGCGCAGGCCGATGAGGGGAGCGTCATCCAGATGCTAGCGCGATCGCTACCGCCGGTCGCCCAGGTCTTGACAATCTCATTCAATCAGTATGGCCATGCCTGGGTCCTATTCAACCGGTGCGGCGATGGGAACGACTCCATAGGAGCGGTCCCGGTACCAATCCTCACCCGCACATACGTTTCGAAGTGGGCCGAGATCCCCTACGACGGTTCAAGCTGGCGGCAGCGCCTTGACCACGGTAGCGGCGGGATAGTGGCCGGCACTGAAGCATTGCTACGGGAGGTCGGTCACCGCCTGATGGAGAGTGTTTCGGGTCTGCTCCGCACAGCAAGGATCTCCCCCGACTCCCCTGTCTACTTGGTCCATGACGGTGCCATTGCGCACCTCCCGCTGAAGGCCGCCGAACTTCCGGACGGGCGACGGACGATCGACCATATGAATATCTGCCTGTCGCCGCGTCTTCGACCGCTGCCACGGCCGGCCACTTCGTCGCCTATCCGGCCAGCCCTGGTCGTGGCAACCGCGCTCAATCTGCCCGTTGCCACCGCCGAAGCCTCGGCGGTGGCAAGATTGTACGGGCCCGAAGCCAAACTTCTCCTCGGCCCTGATGCCACCAAGGATGCGATTCTTTCCCACATGCATGGCAGCAACGTTGTCCACTTCGCCGGTCACGGAGCGCGTCAGGCGATCCAAGCATGGGACGGTCCGCTTAGCTTTGAGCAGATCGCGGCCGATGTGGATCTTTCGGCTACTGGGGTCGTGGTGATGGTCGCCTGTCACAGCGCTCGGGCGGAGAGTGGCCCTGCCAGCGCAGAGCAACTCGGCCTTGCCACTGCTGCCCTGATCGCGGGTGCCCGAGGGGTTGTTGGGTCGATCTGGGCCTGCCAGGATGTGGCTTCCGGTCTGTTCAGCTACCGCCTCCATACGCTGATTTCTCAAGGCATTGAGGCCGACAGAGCAGTTCACGCGGCCCAGCTCTGGCTGCGAAACCTGCCCCGACAGCAGGCCCGCGAAATATTGCAGAATGATCTATATCTTCTCCACACCTCTAGATTCCTGACGGAACTCGGTTCGGACAAGCCTTTCGAGCATCCGGAGGCCTGGGCACCATTTATATACTTTGGCTTCCCTTTTGAGCACCCGCAAAAGTAG